A region from the Bactrocera neohumeralis isolate Rockhampton unplaced genomic scaffold, APGP_CSIRO_Bneo_wtdbg2-racon-allhic-juicebox.fasta_v2 ctg453, whole genome shotgun sequence genome encodes:
- the LOC126767186 gene encoding uncharacterized protein LOC126767186, with translation MGRIVEEVRSLRRDIAKLRNSRDNVPSKKIMPAEPLNTVEQFMELDSLLQKDEEYAKFKSELMQNIKYTGAKFVRTAWRSLVSDECAQHFAWSGTSDKKPVRVLKVSMAIRDVFLHEVKGNETEYISGTKTIFQFAKNRQKRKHQNAAN, from the exons AAGCTTGCGGCGAGATATCGCAAAGTTGAGGAATAGCAGAGACAATGTTCCATCAAAAAAGATTATGCCAGCAGAACCTTTAAACACAGTGGAGCAATTTATGGAATTGGACAGTTTACTCCAGAAGGATGAAGAATATGCTaaattt aaatcggaacttatgcaaaatattaaatacacagGAGCGAAATTCGTCAGAACAGCTTGGCGCTCATTGGTATCCGATGAATGTGCTCAACATTTTGCTTGGAGTGGAACGTCAGACAAAAAACCTGTCCGCGTCTTAAAAGTATCTATGGCTATCCGAG atgTCTTCTTACATGAAGTGAAAGGCAATGAGACTGAATATATAAGTGGCACCAAGACGATTTTTCAGTTTgccaaaaatagacaaaaacgGAAGCACCAAAATGcagcaaattaa